A genomic window from Streptomyces sp. WMMC940 includes:
- a CDS encoding phosphomannomutase/phosphoglucomutase, with amino-acid sequence MAASSAADLSQIVKAYDVRGVVPDQWDESLAELFGSAFVQVTGADAIVVGHDMRPSSPGLSAAFARGAAARGADVTMIGLCSTDQLYSASGQLALPGAMFTASHNPARYNGIKMCRAGATPVGQDTGLTEIRELVESWRASGAPAPATAPGTVSERDTLDDYASHLLSLVDLATIRPLKVVVDAGNGMGGHTVPKVFASLPVELVPMYFELDGTFPNHEANPLDPKNLVDLQQRVRAEGADIGLAFDGDADRCFVVDERGEGISPSAITALVAARELARHGGGVVIHNLITSWSVPEVVREQGGTPVRTRVGHSFIKEEMARSGAIFGGEHSAHYYFRDFWNADTGMLAALHVLAALGTHDGPLSDLVGRYDRYAASGEINSTVEDRAGRTTAVREAFASRDGVTFDTLDGLTVSTADWWFNLRPSNTEPLLRLNVEARDEATMSALRDEVLALVRNG; translated from the coding sequence GTGGCTGCATCCTCTGCTGCTGATCTGTCACAGATCGTGAAGGCGTACGACGTGCGCGGGGTGGTGCCGGACCAGTGGGACGAGTCGCTGGCCGAGCTGTTCGGGTCCGCTTTCGTCCAGGTCACCGGTGCCGACGCCATCGTCGTCGGTCACGACATGCGGCCCTCGTCGCCCGGTCTGTCCGCCGCCTTCGCCCGGGGTGCCGCTGCCCGCGGCGCCGACGTCACCATGATCGGTCTCTGCTCGACGGACCAGCTGTACTCGGCCTCCGGTCAGCTCGCGCTGCCGGGCGCGATGTTCACGGCGTCCCACAACCCCGCCCGGTACAACGGCATCAAGATGTGCCGCGCGGGCGCGACCCCGGTGGGCCAGGACACGGGCCTGACGGAGATCCGAGAGCTCGTCGAGTCCTGGCGCGCGTCCGGTGCCCCCGCCCCCGCGACCGCCCCGGGGACGGTCTCCGAGCGCGACACCCTGGACGACTACGCCTCCCACCTGCTCTCCCTCGTGGACCTTGCGACGATCCGCCCGCTGAAGGTGGTCGTGGACGCGGGCAACGGCATGGGCGGCCACACCGTCCCGAAGGTCTTCGCCTCCCTGCCGGTCGAGCTCGTCCCGATGTACTTCGAGCTGGACGGAACGTTCCCGAACCACGAGGCCAACCCCCTCGACCCCAAGAACCTCGTGGACCTCCAGCAGCGGGTGCGCGCGGAGGGCGCGGACATCGGCCTCGCCTTCGACGGCGACGCCGACCGCTGCTTCGTCGTCGACGAGCGCGGCGAAGGCATCTCCCCGTCGGCGATCACGGCCCTGGTCGCGGCCCGCGAGCTGGCCAGGCACGGCGGCGGCGTCGTCATCCACAACCTGATCACCTCGTGGTCGGTGCCCGAGGTCGTGCGCGAGCAGGGCGGCACGCCGGTCCGCACGCGCGTCGGGCACTCCTTCATCAAGGAGGAGATGGCCCGCAGCGGCGCGATCTTCGGCGGTGAGCACTCCGCGCACTACTACTTCCGCGACTTCTGGAACGCCGACACCGGCATGCTCGCCGCCCTCCACGTCCTGGCGGCCCTCGGGACCCACGACGGCCCGCTGTCCGACCTGGTGGGCCGCTACGACCGCTACGCCGCCTCCGGCGAGATCAACTCCACGGTCGAGGACCGGGCCGGCCGCACGACGGCCGTCCGCGAGGCTTTCGCGTCCCGCGACGGCGTCACGTTCGACACCCTCGACGGGCTCACGGTCTCCACCGCCGACTGGTGGTTCAACCTCCGCCCCTCCAACACCGAGCCCCTTCTCCGCCTCAACGTCGAGGCCCGTGACGAGGCCACGATGTCGGCCCTGCGGGACGAGGTCCTGGCGTTGGTGCGGAACGGCTGA
- a CDS encoding Trm112 family protein: MPLEAGLLEILACPACHAPLDDATAAETPELICTGKDCGLAYPVRDGIPVLLVDEARRPA, encoded by the coding sequence ATGCCGCTCGAAGCCGGCCTTCTGGAGATCCTCGCCTGTCCGGCCTGCCACGCTCCGCTCGACGACGCGACGGCCGCCGAAACCCCCGAGCTGATCTGCACCGGCAAGGACTGCGGCCTGGCGTACCCCGTCCGGGACGGCATCCCCGTACTCCTCGTGGACGAGGCCCGCCGCCCCGCGTAA
- a CDS encoding SIS domain-containing protein — MLDESLLDAPEALARADRRGLLRGAAEAGARVRTAARHAAEAGIAELTPEGRPRAVLIAGAGTAATGVADLLAELAGPTAPVARLHPTGVAPAAGALRWGLPGWAGSVDLLLIATTDGSEPGLALLAEQAYRRGCTVVAVAPQRSPLSEAVDGIHGLVVPMATAPYELYEETRSAASPGAFWALFIPLLALLDRVGLIPADPEVMQGVADRLDRIAERCGPAIATYSNPAKTLAAELADTLPLIWTEGATGPVGRRFAAVLAELAGRPAIAAELPEALPAHGMLLAGDYAAGADPDDFFRDRVEEPQAVRARVLLLRDSLDNGFTAAPAARELALSHDTAISELEPEEGSTLETLAELLAVTDFAAGYLALASNGHA; from the coding sequence ATGCTCGACGAGTCACTCCTCGACGCCCCGGAAGCCCTCGCCCGCGCCGACCGCCGCGGTCTGCTCCGCGGCGCCGCGGAGGCGGGGGCGCGTGTACGTACCGCCGCCCGGCACGCCGCCGAGGCGGGCATCGCCGAGCTGACACCGGAGGGCCGCCCGCGGGCCGTCCTGATCGCGGGCGCCGGCACGGCGGCGACGGGCGTCGCCGACCTCCTCGCCGAGCTGGCCGGACCCACCGCGCCGGTCGCCCGCCTCCACCCCACCGGCGTCGCCCCGGCGGCCGGCGCCCTGCGCTGGGGGCTCCCGGGCTGGGCGGGCTCCGTCGACCTGCTGCTCATCGCCACGACCGACGGCAGCGAGCCGGGACTCGCCCTGCTCGCCGAGCAGGCGTACCGGCGCGGCTGCACCGTGGTCGCCGTCGCCCCGCAGCGCTCGCCGCTGTCCGAGGCCGTCGACGGCATCCACGGCCTCGTCGTGCCGATGGCGACGGCGCCGTACGAGCTGTACGAGGAGACCCGGAGCGCGGCGAGCCCCGGCGCCTTCTGGGCCCTGTTCATCCCGCTGCTCGCGCTCCTCGACCGGGTCGGCCTGATCCCCGCCGACCCTGAGGTGATGCAAGGCGTCGCCGACCGCCTGGACCGCATCGCCGAACGCTGCGGACCCGCGATCGCCACGTACAGCAACCCCGCCAAGACCCTCGCGGCCGAGCTCGCCGACACGCTCCCGCTGATCTGGACGGAGGGCGCGACGGGGCCCGTCGGCCGCCGGTTCGCCGCCGTACTGGCCGAGCTCGCCGGCCGGCCCGCCATCGCCGCGGAGCTGCCCGAGGCGCTACCGGCCCACGGCATGCTCCTCGCGGGCGACTACGCGGCCGGGGCGGACCCGGACGACTTCTTCCGCGACCGAGTCGAGGAGCCGCAGGCGGTCAGGGCACGGGTCCTGCTCCTGCGGGACAGCCTGGACAACGGGTTCACGGCGGCCCCGGCCGCGCGTGAGCTCGCGCTCAGCCACGACACCGCCATCAGCGAACTGGAGCCGGAGGAAGGCAGCACGCTGGAGACCCTGGCGGAGCTGCTCGCGGTGACGGACTTCGCCGCCGGGTATCTGGCTCTCGCGAGCAACGGCCACGCCTGA
- the manA gene encoding mannose-6-phosphate isomerase, class I has product MDRLSNIVRPYAWGSTTLIPELLGIAPTGEPQAEMWMGAHPGAPSQTGRGSLHDIIGADPLRELGRPALDAFGPRLPFLLKLLAAGAPLSLQVHPDRAQAQEGFAAEEKAGIPLDAPHRNYKDENHKPELVCALTPFDGLCGFRPPVEAADFIAGLDVDSLKPYVDLLHAHPEEAALREVLTAVLSADPEETVHTVAEAAAAAERLGGPYAPFAATAHHFPGDPGVIAAMLLNHVRLQPGEALFLGAGVPHAYLGGLAVEIMANSDNVLRCGLTPKHVDVPELLRVVRFEAGDPGVLRPEASPSGEELYDTPIDEFRLSRFVRPEGAAPVDLTLPTPQILLATAGRPKAGELTLAAGESVFVPAGEKAELSGTGTVFRATVAV; this is encoded by the coding sequence ATGGATCGCCTCTCCAACATCGTGCGCCCCTACGCCTGGGGATCCACCACGCTCATTCCGGAACTCCTCGGCATCGCCCCGACCGGCGAGCCACAGGCGGAGATGTGGATGGGCGCCCACCCCGGTGCCCCGTCGCAGACGGGCCGCGGCTCCCTGCACGACATCATCGGAGCCGATCCGCTGCGCGAGCTCGGCCGCCCCGCGCTCGACGCCTTCGGCCCCCGGCTCCCCTTCCTGCTCAAGCTGCTCGCCGCCGGCGCGCCCCTGTCCCTCCAGGTCCACCCGGACCGCGCGCAGGCGCAGGAGGGCTTCGCCGCCGAGGAGAAGGCCGGCATCCCCCTCGACGCGCCCCACCGCAATTACAAGGATGAGAACCACAAGCCCGAACTGGTCTGCGCGCTCACCCCGTTCGACGGCCTGTGCGGCTTCCGTCCGCCCGTCGAGGCGGCCGACTTCATCGCCGGTCTCGACGTCGACTCCCTCAAGCCGTACGTGGACCTCCTCCACGCCCACCCCGAGGAAGCCGCCCTGCGCGAGGTCCTGACCGCGGTCCTCTCCGCCGACCCGGAGGAGACGGTCCACACCGTCGCCGAGGCCGCGGCGGCCGCGGAACGCCTCGGCGGGCCGTACGCCCCCTTCGCCGCCACCGCGCACCATTTCCCCGGCGACCCGGGCGTCATCGCGGCCATGCTCCTCAACCACGTGCGGCTGCAGCCCGGAGAGGCGCTGTTCCTCGGAGCCGGTGTCCCGCACGCCTACCTCGGCGGACTCGCCGTGGAGATCATGGCGAACTCCGACAACGTGCTGCGCTGCGGGCTGACCCCGAAGCACGTCGACGTCCCCGAACTGTTGCGCGTCGTGCGCTTCGAGGCGGGCGACCCCGGCGTCCTGCGGCCCGAGGCCTCGCCCTCAGGCGAGGAGCTGTACGACACCCCGATCGACGAGTTCCGGCTCTCCCGCTTCGTACGGCCGGAGGGCGCGGCTCCCGTGGACCTCACCCTGCCCACCCCACAGATCCTGCTGGCGACCGCGGGTCGGCCGAAAGCCGGGGAGCTCACCCTCGCCGCAGGGGAGTCGGTGTTCGTTCCCGCGGGCGAAAAGGCCGAACTGTCCGGTACGGGCACGGTCTTCCGGGCCACTGTGGCGGTCTGA
- a CDS encoding cation diffusion facilitator family transporter → MSASGGTKAIVAALVANLAIAVAKFVAFLFSGSSSMLAESVHSVADSGNQGLLLLGGKKAKRAATPEHPFGYGRERYIYAFLVSIVLFSVGGMFAIYEGYEKIAHPHAIEDWYWPIGVLVFAIIAETFSFRMAIKESNVLRGKRSWKEFVRHAKAPELPVVLLEDLGALVGLVLALFGVGLALITGNGVWDGIGTLCIGVLLILIALVLAAETKSLLLGEAAGVEDVEKIKAATVDGDTVTGIIHMRTLHIGPEELLVAAKIAVRHDNTAEQVAVAINAAEDRIRAAVPIARVIYLEPDIYSEEAAAAGADPAKSPGGPGPEPAH, encoded by the coding sequence ATGAGCGCGTCAGGCGGAACCAAGGCGATCGTCGCGGCCCTCGTCGCGAACCTCGCGATCGCAGTAGCCAAGTTCGTGGCGTTCCTCTTCAGCGGCTCCTCGTCGATGCTGGCAGAGAGCGTCCACTCGGTCGCCGACTCCGGAAACCAGGGCCTGCTGCTCCTCGGCGGCAAGAAGGCCAAGCGCGCGGCCACCCCGGAACACCCCTTCGGCTACGGTCGCGAGCGCTACATCTACGCGTTCCTCGTCTCGATCGTGCTCTTCTCGGTCGGCGGCATGTTCGCGATCTACGAGGGCTACGAGAAGATCGCGCACCCGCACGCCATCGAGGACTGGTACTGGCCGATCGGCGTGCTCGTCTTCGCGATCATCGCGGAGACCTTCTCGTTCCGGATGGCCATCAAGGAGTCCAACGTCCTGCGGGGCAAGCGCTCCTGGAAGGAGTTCGTCCGCCACGCCAAGGCCCCGGAGCTCCCGGTCGTCCTCCTCGAGGACCTCGGCGCGCTCGTCGGTCTGGTCCTGGCCCTCTTCGGCGTGGGCCTCGCCCTGATCACCGGCAACGGTGTGTGGGACGGCATCGGCACCCTCTGCATCGGTGTCCTCCTCATCCTGATCGCGCTGGTGCTCGCGGCCGAGACGAAGTCCCTGCTGCTCGGTGAGGCGGCAGGCGTCGAGGACGTCGAGAAGATCAAGGCGGCGACGGTCGACGGCGACACGGTGACCGGCATCATCCACATGCGCACGCTGCACATCGGCCCCGAGGAGCTGCTGGTGGCGGCCAAGATCGCGGTCCGGCACGACAACACGGCGGAGCAGGTCGCCGTGGCGATCAACGCCGCCGAGGACCGCATCCGCGCCGCGGTCCCGATCGCGCGCGTCATCTATCTGGAGCCCGACATCTACAGCGAGGAGGCCGCCGCCGCGGGTGCGGACCCGGCCAAGTCCCCGGGCGGCCCCGGCCCTGAGCCGGCTCACTGA
- a CDS encoding fructose-specific PTS transporter subunit EIIC yields MTACPTGIAHTYMAAEKLAQAADALGVEMKVETQGSIGAENILSDNDVRDADAIIVAADKDVDLSRFIGKRVLKAGVAEGIRHPERLIERARSAPVHEASGPTAAGPSGARDGAEGADGGDGDSGGDRGGKERSVAYKALMNGVSYMIPFVVVGGLLIAVSLALGGHATPEGYAIPEGSFWESVFRIGEIGFRLMVPILSGYIAYAIADRPALVPGMIGGWIANTGALYGSEAGAGFIGAIVTGFLAGYLVLWIKKIKVPRFAQPIMPIIVIPIVATSALGLFFIYVIGKPIAWVFEHLTGWLSGMTGTSAILLGAVLGLMIAFDMGGPVNKTAFLFGAGLIASGNQTVMGMCAAAIPVMPLGQGLATLIRRRLYSEQERETGMAALFMGFFGISEGAIPFAAARPAQVIPANMLGGAVAGALAGLAGVEDAVPHGGPIVAVLGAVGGVPMFFLAVVVGTVVTALTTNALIGVRERGAEGGGGAHGRVPAQAGAPADARDTEGATFAPALAGAPAGGTRTGGASAEGEPTRGTRTGGAAEATAADAEDPGACTGTGTGTGRADDTDEADAGSGSGSGPDAGVLSGHLTARSVKVGLDATDKDAAIREMAAMLATTGRVTDVEGLVRAALAREDQGTTGLGEEIAVPHAKTDAVTAPVVGFARSPEGVEWGSPDGTKARLIFMITVPEAAAGDEHLRILSLLSRKLMDAEFRGRLLAAPDEPAVLRVLKDIA; encoded by the coding sequence GTGACCGCCTGCCCCACAGGCATCGCCCACACCTATATGGCCGCGGAGAAGCTCGCGCAGGCCGCGGACGCCCTCGGCGTCGAGATGAAGGTGGAGACGCAGGGATCCATCGGGGCCGAGAACATTCTCTCTGACAACGATGTCAGAGACGCGGACGCCATCATCGTCGCGGCCGACAAGGACGTGGACCTCAGCCGCTTCATCGGCAAGCGAGTGCTCAAGGCCGGCGTGGCAGAGGGCATCCGTCATCCTGAGAGGCTGATCGAGCGGGCGCGCAGCGCGCCGGTTCACGAGGCCTCGGGCCCGACGGCCGCCGGCCCGTCCGGCGCACGCGACGGCGCCGAGGGCGCCGACGGCGGGGACGGTGACAGTGGCGGTGACCGTGGTGGCAAGGAGCGGAGCGTCGCGTACAAGGCGCTGATGAACGGCGTCTCGTACATGATCCCGTTCGTCGTGGTCGGCGGACTGCTGATCGCGGTGTCCCTCGCTCTGGGCGGCCATGCGACGCCGGAGGGCTACGCGATTCCGGAGGGCTCCTTCTGGGAGAGCGTGTTCAGGATCGGCGAGATCGGGTTCCGGTTGATGGTGCCGATCCTGTCCGGATACATCGCCTACGCCATCGCGGACAGGCCGGCGCTCGTGCCGGGCATGATCGGTGGCTGGATCGCGAACACCGGAGCGCTGTACGGCTCCGAGGCCGGCGCCGGGTTCATCGGCGCGATCGTGACCGGCTTCCTGGCCGGATACCTGGTGCTCTGGATCAAGAAGATCAAGGTCCCCCGGTTCGCACAGCCGATCATGCCGATCATCGTGATCCCGATCGTGGCGACGTCGGCGCTCGGCCTGTTCTTCATCTACGTCATCGGAAAGCCGATCGCCTGGGTCTTCGAGCATCTGACCGGCTGGTTGAGCGGAATGACCGGCACCAGCGCGATCCTGCTGGGCGCGGTACTCGGCCTCATGATCGCGTTCGACATGGGCGGCCCGGTCAACAAGACCGCGTTCCTCTTCGGCGCCGGCCTCATCGCGTCCGGCAACCAGACGGTCATGGGCATGTGCGCGGCGGCCATCCCGGTGATGCCCCTCGGGCAGGGCCTCGCCACGCTGATCCGGCGCAGGCTCTACTCGGAGCAGGAGCGCGAGACCGGTATGGCGGCGCTGTTCATGGGCTTCTTCGGTATCTCGGAGGGGGCGATCCCGTTCGCGGCGGCGCGGCCCGCCCAGGTCATCCCGGCGAACATGCTCGGCGGCGCTGTCGCCGGTGCGCTGGCCGGGCTCGCGGGCGTGGAGGACGCGGTGCCGCACGGCGGGCCGATCGTCGCGGTACTGGGCGCGGTGGGGGGCGTGCCGATGTTCTTCCTTGCGGTCGTCGTCGGCACGGTCGTGACGGCGCTGACCACGAATGCGCTGATCGGCGTCAGGGAGCGGGGCGCGGAAGGGGGTGGCGGCGCGCACGGCCGCGTCCCGGCACAGGCCGGTGCGCCGGCGGACGCACGGGACACGGAGGGAGCGACGTTCGCTCCGGCGCTCGCCGGGGCACCGGCCGGTGGAACGCGTACCGGAGGGGCGTCGGCCGAAGGGGAACCGACGCGAGGGACGCGCACCGGTGGTGCGGCGGAGGCCACCGCTGCGGACGCCGAGGACCCCGGCGCCTGCACCGGAACCGGAACCGGAACCGGCAGGGCAGATGACACGGATGAGGCGGATGCCGGATCAGGGTCCGGATCCGGACCGGACGCCGGGGTGCTGTCCGGTCATCTGACCGCCCGTTCCGTGAAGGTCGGGCTCGATGCCACGGACAAGGACGCCGCCATCCGCGAGATGGCCGCGATGCTCGCGACGACGGGCAGGGTCACGGACGTCGAAGGGCTGGTTCGGGCCGCGCTCGCCCGAGAGGACCAGGGCACGACAGGTCTCGGCGAGGAGATCGCCGTCCCGCACGCGAAGACCGACGCGGTCACCGCCCCTGTCGTCGGCTTCGCGCGCTCGCCCGAGGGGGTGGAGTGGGGTTCGCCCGACGGCACGAAGGCACGGCTGATCTTCATGATCACGGTTCCGGAGGCAGCCGCGGGCGACGAGCACCTGCGAATCCTGTCGCTGTTGTCCCGCAAGCTGATGGACGCGGAATTCCGTGGGCGGCTTCTCGCGGCCCCGGACGAACCTGCCGTACTCCGGGTGCTCAAGGACATCGCGTAA
- the ahcY gene encoding adenosylhomocysteinase, translated as MTTVATGQDFKVADLSLADFGRKEITLAEHEMPGLMAIRKEYAESQPLAGARITGSLHMTVQTAVLIETLVALGAEVRWASCNIFSTQDHAAAAIAVGPDGTADNPRGIPVFAWKGETLEEYWWCTEQALTWPDSPTGGPNMILDDGGDATLLVHKGVEFEKAGEAPDPSTADSEEYGHILRLLNRTLAENPQKWTRLASEIRGVTEETTTGVHRLYEMQRDGSLLFPAINVNDAVTKSKFDNKYGCRHSLVDGINRATDVLIGGKVAVVCGYGDVGKGCAESLRGQGARVIITEIDPICALQAAMDGYQVTTLDEVVDQADIFITTTGNKDIIMASDMARMKHQAIVGNIGHFDNEIDMAGLAQVPGIVKDEVKPQVHTWTFPDGKVIIVLSEGRLLNLGNATGHPSFVMSNSFADQTLAQIELFTKPEAYPTDVYVLPKHLDEKVARLHLDSLGVKLTTLRPEQAAYIGVEVEGPFKPDHYRY; from the coding sequence ATGACGACTGTCGCCACCGGTCAGGACTTCAAGGTCGCCGACCTTTCCCTCGCCGACTTCGGCCGCAAGGAGATCACCCTCGCCGAGCACGAGATGCCCGGCCTGATGGCGATCCGCAAGGAGTACGCGGAGTCGCAGCCGCTTGCCGGTGCGCGGATCACCGGCTCCCTGCACATGACGGTGCAGACCGCCGTGCTGATCGAGACCCTGGTCGCGCTCGGCGCCGAGGTGCGCTGGGCGTCCTGCAACATCTTCTCCACCCAGGACCACGCCGCCGCGGCCATCGCCGTCGGCCCGGACGGTACCGCGGACAACCCCCGGGGCATCCCGGTCTTCGCCTGGAAGGGCGAGACGCTGGAGGAGTACTGGTGGTGCACGGAGCAGGCCCTGACCTGGCCGGACTCGCCCACCGGCGGCCCGAACATGATCCTCGACGACGGCGGTGACGCCACGCTCCTCGTCCACAAGGGCGTCGAGTTCGAGAAGGCCGGCGAGGCCCCGGATCCCTCCACCGCTGACAGCGAGGAGTACGGCCACATCCTCCGCCTGCTGAACCGCACCCTCGCGGAGAACCCGCAGAAGTGGACGCGGCTGGCGTCGGAGATCCGCGGCGTCACCGAGGAGACCACGACCGGCGTCCACCGCCTGTACGAGATGCAGCGCGACGGCTCCCTCCTCTTCCCGGCGATCAACGTCAACGACGCCGTCACCAAGTCGAAGTTCGACAACAAGTACGGCTGCCGCCACTCGCTGGTCGACGGCATCAACCGGGCAACCGACGTCCTCATCGGCGGCAAGGTCGCCGTCGTCTGCGGCTACGGCGACGTCGGCAAGGGCTGCGCCGAGTCCCTGCGAGGACAGGGCGCCCGCGTGATCATCACCGAGATCGACCCGATCTGCGCCCTGCAGGCGGCCATGGACGGCTACCAGGTCACGACGCTGGACGAGGTCGTCGACCAGGCCGACATCTTCATCACCACGACGGGCAACAAGGACATCATCATGGCCTCGGACATGGCCAGGATGAAGCACCAGGCGATCGTCGGGAACATCGGTCACTTCGACAACGAGATCGACATGGCCGGTCTGGCCCAGGTGCCCGGCATCGTCAAGGACGAGGTCAAGCCGCAGGTCCACACCTGGACCTTCCCGGACGGCAAGGTGATCATCGTGCTGTCCGAGGGCCGCCTGCTCAACCTGGGCAACGCAACCGGTCACCCCTCCTTCGTGATGTCCAACTCCTTCGCGGACCAGACCCTGGCGCAGATCGAGCTGTTCACCAAGCCGGAGGCGTACCCGACCGACGTCTACGTGCTGCCCAAGCACCTCGACGAGAAGGTCGCCCGCCTCCACCTCGACTCGCTCGGCGTGAAGCTCACGACGCTCCGCCCCGAGCAGGCCGCGTACATCGGCGTCGAGGTCGAGGGCCCGTTCAAGCCCGACCACTACCGCTACTGA
- a CDS encoding RDD family protein: MSGVVTGDAVVLGLRPARLPSRALALVIDLALVVAAYLLISVGLAVATASLDEAAGTAVSIASFVLVLVGAPIAVETLSHGRSLGKLACGLRVVRDDGGPIRFRHALVRGAIGVVEILMTFGAVACIASLVSARGRRVGDVFAGTLVVRERVPAARSVYVPAPPPWLLGRFTELDLSGVPDDLWLAVRQYLTRMNHLDAEVGRSLAERLAVDLAACTGTPVPAGVPAGAFLAAVVNERQTRDTRRAHAAAAGKPVVPVALSAPQMHRAYAGPHRAWPVPTDHSVRGTVRGHAARTDSAPASTGFAVPGAPADSVPAAGPAPAPASSPGPAGAGSGGEGAGPVRAATGFAPPA; this comes from the coding sequence GTGAGCGGGGTTGTGACCGGGGATGCCGTCGTACTGGGGCTTCGTCCCGCAAGGCTGCCGAGCCGCGCCCTGGCGCTGGTGATCGATCTCGCGCTCGTGGTGGCCGCGTACCTCCTGATATCCGTGGGACTCGCGGTGGCCACGGCGTCGCTGGACGAGGCGGCGGGGACGGCGGTGTCGATCGCGTCGTTCGTCCTCGTCCTCGTCGGTGCGCCGATCGCCGTCGAGACGCTCAGCCACGGACGTTCCCTGGGCAAGCTCGCCTGCGGGCTGCGGGTGGTCCGCGACGACGGGGGCCCGATCCGGTTCCGGCACGCGCTGGTGCGCGGGGCGATCGGGGTCGTGGAGATCCTGATGACCTTCGGAGCCGTCGCCTGCATCGCCTCGCTGGTGTCCGCACGCGGGCGGCGTGTCGGCGATGTGTTCGCCGGGACCCTCGTCGTCCGGGAGCGGGTGCCCGCCGCACGGTCCGTGTACGTGCCTGCGCCGCCGCCCTGGCTGCTCGGGCGGTTCACGGAGCTCGACCTGTCCGGTGTGCCGGACGATCTGTGGCTTGCGGTGCGCCAGTACCTGACGCGGATGAACCATCTGGACGCGGAGGTGGGCCGGTCGTTGGCCGAGCGGCTCGCCGTCGATCTGGCCGCGTGCACCGGAACACCCGTCCCGGCCGGTGTGCCGGCGGGAGCGTTCCTGGCGGCTGTGGTGAACGAGCGGCAGACCCGGGACACGCGACGCGCGCATGCGGCGGCGGCCGGGAAGCCCGTGGTGCCGGTGGCCCTTTCGGCCCCGCAGATGCACCGCGCCTACGCGGGGCCGCACCGGGCCTGGCCGGTGCCGACGGACCACTCCGTGCGGGGGACGGTCCGAGGGCACGCGGCGCGTACTGATTCCGCCCCCGCTTCCACCGGCTTCGCAGTGCCGGGCGCCCCCGCTGATTCCGTCCCTGCTGCCGGGCCCGCCCCCGCTCCGGCGTCCTCCCCCGGGCCCGCCGGGGCAGGCAGCGGTGGTGAGGGAGCGGGGCCGGTCCGGGCGGCCACGGGGTTCGCGCCGCCCGCTTGA
- a CDS encoding stage II sporulation protein M: MDLDVFVMTHRAEWDRLDHLLRRGRGLTGAEADELVALYQRTATHLSLIQSSSPDPMITARLTQLVARARAVVTGTRRASWKDAVRFLTAGFPAAVYRSRHWWIPTAVLSTLLAAVIGWWIGTHPEVQAAIAAPDQLRELTRPGGQYETYYSSHPAASFAAQVWTNNAWAAAMCLVFGAFLCVPVLWILFLNMANLGIGIGLMSSAGRLDTFLGLVLPHGLLELTAVFVAAGTGLRLGWTLIDPGPMSRRAALAQQGRAALGMAIGLALVLFVSGVIEGFVTPSGLPTWARITIGIAAELAFLAYVYVLGGRAARAGGTGDIDASERSAEVPTAA, from the coding sequence ATGGACCTCGACGTCTTCGTCATGACCCACCGGGCAGAGTGGGACCGTCTGGACCACCTCCTGCGGCGCGGCCGCGGTCTCACCGGCGCCGAGGCGGACGAACTCGTCGCGCTCTACCAGCGCACCGCCACCCATCTCTCACTGATCCAGTCCAGCTCCCCGGACCCCATGATCACGGCCCGGTTGACCCAACTCGTCGCCCGCGCCCGCGCCGTTGTCACCGGGACCCGCCGCGCCTCATGGAAGGACGCGGTCCGATTCCTGACCGCCGGATTCCCGGCCGCGGTCTACCGCTCCCGGCACTGGTGGATCCCCACCGCCGTCCTCTCGACGCTCCTCGCCGCCGTCATCGGCTGGTGGATCGGGACCCACCCCGAGGTCCAGGCGGCGATCGCCGCCCCCGACCAGCTGCGCGAGCTCACCCGTCCCGGCGGGCAGTACGAGACGTACTACTCGAGCCACCCGGCGGCCTCGTTCGCCGCCCAGGTCTGGACGAACAACGCCTGGGCCGCCGCGATGTGCCTGGTCTTCGGCGCGTTCCTCTGTGTACCGGTGCTCTGGATCCTCTTCCTCAACATGGCCAATCTCGGTATCGGCATCGGCCTGATGTCGTCGGCCGGGCGCCTCGACACGTTCCTGGGGCTCGTTCTCCCGCACGGGCTCCTTGAACTCACCGCCGTCTTCGTCGCCGCCGGCACAGGCCTCCGTCTCGGCTGGACCCTCATCGACCCGGGGCCGATGTCCAGGCGGGCCGCCCTCGCCCAGCAGGGCCGTGCCGCCCTCGGCATGGCGATCGGCCTGGCCCTGGTCCTCTTCGTCTCGGGCGTGATCGAGGGCTTCGTGACACCGTCGGGCCTTCCGACCTGGGCCCGGATCACCATCGGAATCGCCGCTGAGCTGGCATTCCTGGCGTATGTGTACGTCCTCGGCGGTCGCGCGGCCCGAGCAGGCGGGACAGGCGACATCGACGCCTCGGAACGCAGCGCCGAGGTACCGACGGCCGCCTGA